One window from the genome of Mucilaginibacter ginsenosidivorans encodes:
- a CDS encoding DinB family protein has translation MKNELAAEILSTKEILLKALGSFTGLNINQVPFEGSWTGGQVGEHVLKSASGILQTITGPVKPADRDPEQNVQPLADSFLNFEIKFQSPDFIIPSDEPKDRDYLLTALNDAFEGIRQVTESADLNLVCTGFEMPVIGQMTRLEFINFTVFHTKRHTHQLNNILKYL, from the coding sequence ATGAAAAATGAATTGGCGGCAGAGATATTAAGCACAAAAGAAATACTGCTAAAAGCGCTGGGGTCCTTCACCGGGCTAAATATAAACCAGGTGCCTTTTGAAGGAAGCTGGACCGGCGGGCAGGTTGGCGAGCATGTGTTAAAATCGGCATCGGGTATTTTGCAAACCATAACCGGACCGGTAAAACCCGCAGACCGCGACCCGGAACAAAATGTGCAGCCGCTTGCGGATTCTTTTTTGAATTTTGAGATCAAATTCCAATCGCCTGATTTTATTATCCCATCCGATGAACCCAAGGACCGGGACTACCTGCTAACCGCATTGAACGACGCTTTTGAAGGAATAAGGCAAGTAACCGAGTCGGCCGATCTGAACCTGGTATGCACCGGCTTTGAAATGCCTGTAATTGGACAGATGACCCGGTTGGAATTTATCAATTTCACGGTATTTCACACTAAAAGACATACGCACCAGCTAAATAATATTTTAAAATATCTTTAA
- a CDS encoding DoxX family protein: MKKNKNIYWAATIVVTLIMIFSIYKIYTPAYQHFGFPLYFRTELVIAKIIGLMALLLPQVPLRVKEWAYAGFGIVIISASIAHFCSGDPLINVFEPFIWLVILAISYNYLLRLPKAQSAAR; the protein is encoded by the coding sequence ATGAAAAAAAATAAAAATATTTACTGGGCGGCGACGATAGTTGTTACCCTGATCATGATCTTCAGCATTTATAAAATATATACACCCGCTTACCAGCATTTTGGCTTTCCGCTTTACTTCAGGACGGAACTCGTTATAGCTAAAATAATAGGATTAATGGCCCTGCTGCTGCCGCAGGTGCCGTTACGGGTAAAAGAATGGGCATACGCGGGCTTTGGAATCGTCATTATTTCGGCATCCATAGCACACTTTTGCAGCGGCGACCCATTGATAAATGTCTTCGAGCCTTTTATCTGGCTTGTTATCCTGGCAATTTCCTATAACTATTTGCTTCGGCTGCCGAAGGCACAATCTGCCGCAAGGTAA
- a CDS encoding VOC family protein: MTTLNPYINFNGNCREAMQFYQHCLGGELSIQTVKGSVIEDQCPPSMKNKILHATLLNGAVFIMASDMTGPGGFANGSSIAISVNCSSENEINTFYNRFAEGGKILDPLKTQFWGGMFGVVADKFGVRWMFNYNKNEEN, translated from the coding sequence ATGACAACGTTGAACCCATACATCAATTTTAACGGTAACTGCCGGGAGGCTATGCAGTTCTACCAGCACTGCCTTGGGGGCGAATTGAGTATCCAGACGGTAAAGGGATCGGTGATTGAGGACCAGTGCCCGCCTTCCATGAAAAATAAAATACTTCATGCAACGCTTTTGAACGGAGCGGTTTTTATTATGGCGTCGGATATGACGGGGCCCGGCGGTTTCGCCAATGGCAGCTCGATAGCGATCTCGGTAAACTGCAGCAGCGAGAACGAGATCAACACCTTTTACAATCGCTTTGCTGAGGGCGGAAAGATACTTGACCCGTTAAAGACCCAGTTTTGGGGAGGGATGTTCGGCGTAGTGGCAGATAAATTCGGCGTGAGGTGGATGTTCAATTACAATAAGAACGAAGAGAACTAA
- a CDS encoding NAD(P)-dependent oxidoreductase, translating to MKTEQAKLNLLVIGANGGIGRQTVELALNYGHNVTAILRNPAKLPLTHPNLTKIKGDIMKRETFEKYLENQDAVISAIGASGGISGDAPTTLYSQGNANLVHAMKNMEVKRAFFISASAVEISPVLPFYVRFAAKYILQKLLKHMYADLLRMEALVKESGLNWTIIRPPRLTDKAGTGKYRVAINNFLKNALSISRADVAHFMISNLSNEATYQSTIEIAY from the coding sequence ATGAAAACAGAACAAGCAAAACTTAACCTGCTGGTTATAGGCGCAAACGGCGGCATTGGCCGGCAAACAGTAGAACTGGCGCTTAATTACGGGCATAACGTGACTGCGATATTGCGCAACCCCGCTAAACTCCCGTTGACGCATCCAAATCTGACCAAAATCAAAGGTGATATTATGAAGCGCGAAACCTTTGAAAAATACCTGGAAAACCAGGATGCGGTGATATCAGCTATTGGCGCAAGCGGTGGCATATCGGGCGATGCGCCAACCACGCTTTATTCGCAGGGTAATGCCAACCTGGTACACGCGATGAAAAACATGGAAGTTAAACGTGCTTTTTTCATCTCGGCCTCGGCGGTTGAAATAAGCCCGGTACTCCCCTTTTATGTGCGTTTTGCAGCTAAATATATCCTTCAAAAACTACTTAAACACATGTATGCCGACCTGCTGCGGATGGAGGCCCTGGTAAAGGAAAGCGGTTTAAACTGGACCATAATCCGCCCTCCCCGGCTTACGGATAAAGCAGGTACCGGCAAATACCGGGTTGCCATAAATAATTTTTTGAAGAACGCTCTTAGCATTTCGCGGGCCGATGTCGCGCATTTTATGATCAGCAATTTGAGCAATGAGGCGACTTATCAATCTACTATCGAGATCGCTTATTAG
- a CDS encoding VOC family protein has protein sequence MTIVNSYLNFSGNTEEAFNFYKSVFGTEFSALVRFKDGPGGDKMSPENADKIMHIALPVGNGNLLMATDMIESMGQILKTGNNFSLSITPGSEEEALKFFNGLSEGGTIEAPFKKEFWGAYFGMFLDKFGVRWMINYDPNAK, from the coding sequence ATGACAATAGTAAATTCCTATTTAAACTTTAGCGGTAATACCGAGGAAGCTTTCAATTTTTATAAGTCTGTTTTCGGGACCGAATTTTCGGCGCTGGTGCGTTTTAAGGACGGGCCGGGCGGTGATAAAATGTCGCCTGAGAACGCGGACAAGATCATGCACATTGCCTTGCCCGTTGGTAACGGCAATTTGCTGATGGCAACGGATATGATCGAATCGATGGGGCAAATACTGAAAACGGGCAATAATTTCAGCTTGTCCATAACGCCGGGCAGCGAGGAAGAAGCATTGAAATTTTTCAACGGCCTTTCGGAAGGCGGAACGATAGAGGCGCCTTTCAAAAAAGAGTTCTGGGGAGCGTATTTTGGTATGTTCCTGGACAAGTTCGGCGTCCGGTGGATGATCAATTACGACCCAAATGCGAAATGA
- a CDS encoding PQQ-binding-like beta-propeller repeat protein encodes MTLKNSLLPVLLAAAVCFGCKRKEKVDPGNTGGGTTKDSVNVQHISVLTQHNDNTRAGLNDHEAALNTTNVNTAHFGRKFVLSVDAQVYAQPLVVGNVSISSGTHNVVYIATVNNSVYAYDADNGTKYWSNNYTANGMRPPIASDMNSSWCNPYDDFANSIGIVGTPVIDSAAQTIYFVARSTKGPGEGNFVQYLHAVDITSGAERLGSPVEITASVPGTGDGSSGGTSSFDPMRNNQRQGLVLVNGVVYISFSSHCDWNPYHGWILGYDAGTLQQKVVYNDTPDGEGGGIWECGMGIAADQAGNLYVTTGNGTVGKGNLYNPTTNGTDERTPNPDPTDPANRAESALRLTPSGNTMQVTSYFTPTNYVDLNVNDLDYGVMGTMLIPNSNYYLTACKDGNVYVLNKDNMGGYSGSSNQITQTIPMNQSMHCQPAYYKGSGNEFVYIWPGHAQLQSLAFNAGSGQLTYGAAFSAANGPQFPGPSLSVSSKGTAAGTGIVWAYYSISGGGIIRAFDAANVSKELWNSTQAIGDAPGSYAKFCAPTIANGKVYVATFSNQVMVYGLK; translated from the coding sequence ATGACGTTGAAGAATTCACTGTTACCGGTCTTACTGGCGGCAGCAGTTTGTTTCGGGTGTAAAAGGAAGGAAAAAGTCGATCCTGGTAATACCGGCGGCGGTACAACCAAAGATTCGGTGAATGTGCAGCACATTTCTGTGCTCACCCAGCACAATGATAATACCCGGGCCGGGTTGAATGACCATGAAGCTGCCCTGAATACAACCAACGTGAACACGGCGCATTTCGGCAGAAAATTCGTCCTTTCGGTTGATGCCCAAGTATATGCCCAGCCCCTGGTTGTAGGTAATGTATCTATCAGTTCGGGTACGCACAATGTGGTATATATAGCCACCGTAAACAACTCGGTATATGCTTATGATGCCGATAATGGTACCAAATACTGGAGCAATAACTATACAGCCAATGGTATGCGCCCCCCGATAGCCAGCGACATGAATTCGAGCTGGTGTAACCCGTATGATGATTTTGCCAACAGCATTGGCATCGTCGGAACGCCTGTTATCGATTCGGCTGCACAGACTATATATTTTGTTGCCAGGAGCACGAAGGGCCCCGGCGAAGGTAACTTTGTACAATACCTGCATGCCGTCGATATTACAAGCGGGGCCGAGCGGTTGGGCAGCCCGGTAGAAATAACCGCCAGTGTGCCCGGTACCGGCGACGGAAGCAGCGGGGGCACATCGTCGTTTGACCCGATGCGGAACAACCAGCGCCAGGGCCTTGTGCTGGTAAATGGCGTGGTTTATATCAGCTTTTCCTCGCATTGCGACTGGAACCCGTATCACGGATGGATACTTGGGTACGATGCCGGTACATTGCAGCAGAAGGTGGTCTACAATGATACACCCGATGGCGAAGGCGGCGGAATTTGGGAATGTGGCATGGGTATAGCAGCCGACCAGGCAGGTAATTTATATGTCACCACCGGAAACGGAACGGTTGGAAAGGGTAATTTGTACAACCCAACAACCAACGGAACAGACGAAAGAACACCCAATCCCGACCCGACAGACCCGGCTAACCGCGCCGAAAGCGCTTTGCGCCTTACTCCATCTGGGAATACGATGCAGGTAACCAGCTATTTCACGCCCACCAATTATGTCGACCTGAATGTTAATGATCTTGACTATGGTGTAATGGGTACCATGCTGATCCCGAATTCAAACTATTACCTGACGGCGTGTAAGGACGGCAATGTATACGTGCTGAATAAAGATAACATGGGCGGCTATTCAGGATCTTCCAATCAAATTACCCAAACCATCCCAATGAACCAGTCGATGCATTGCCAGCCGGCATATTACAAAGGCAGCGGCAACGAGTTTGTTTATATATGGCCCGGACATGCACAATTGCAGTCGCTTGCATTTAATGCAGGCAGCGGGCAGCTTACTTACGGTGCTGCATTTTCGGCGGCAAACGGCCCGCAGTTTCCCGGGCCGTCCTTGTCCGTTTCGTCCAAAGGGACCGCAGCAGGAACAGGAATTGTTTGGGCGTATTATTCCATATCAGGCGGAGGCATAATAAGGGCGTTCGATGCAGCAAATGTCAGTAAGGAACTTTGGAACAGCACGCAGGCCATTGGCGATGCACCCGGTAGTTACGCCAAGTTTTGCGCGCCAACTATTGCCAATGGCAAAGTTTATGTAGCCACATTTTCGAACCAGGTTATGGTTTACGGGTTGAAGTAG
- a CDS encoding GlxA family transcriptional regulator — protein sequence MKTVSILVPESAVLQGIADPRYIFTAVNQFLENSGKPPLFRVQLVGCTPEVKLNGGAFSIRTDLLLDEVKRSDLVIVPPLFGDLDAGIKLNRELLPWIIDQYDGGAEVASLCLGAFLLASTGLLNGRKCSTHWFFANQFRNMFPDVELVDEKIITEEGHVYSSGGANSYWNLLLYLVEKYTDREMAILAAKYFVIDIGRNDQSPFTIFKGQKDHEDELVKNAQEYIEQNFQQKISVDELSERFNIVRRTFERRFKKSTHNTVVEYIQRVKIEAAKKSFESNRKTIYEVMYDVGYTDIKAFRDVFKKITGMPPVDYRNKYNKNALVA from the coding sequence ATGAAAACAGTCTCGATATTAGTGCCCGAAAGCGCCGTTTTACAGGGTATTGCCGATCCGCGCTATATTTTCACCGCAGTGAACCAGTTTTTGGAAAATTCCGGCAAGCCGCCCCTGTTCCGTGTGCAACTGGTTGGGTGTACGCCCGAAGTGAAGCTTAACGGCGGTGCATTTTCCATCCGCACCGACCTGCTGCTGGATGAGGTAAAAAGATCCGACCTGGTGATCGTACCACCGCTTTTTGGTGATCTTGATGCCGGCATAAAGCTAAACCGGGAGCTTCTTCCCTGGATAATTGACCAGTACGACGGTGGCGCCGAAGTTGCAAGTCTTTGTCTTGGCGCTTTCCTGCTGGCTTCAACAGGTTTGCTGAACGGAAGAAAATGCTCTACGCATTGGTTTTTTGCAAACCAGTTCCGCAATATGTTCCCGGATGTTGAACTGGTTGATGAAAAGATAATCACCGAAGAAGGGCATGTGTACTCGAGCGGTGGTGCCAATTCCTACTGGAACCTGCTGCTGTATTTGGTTGAGAAATACACCGACCGCGAAATGGCCATCCTGGCGGCCAAGTATTTTGTGATCGATATCGGGCGAAACGACCAGTCGCCTTTTACCATATTTAAGGGTCAAAAGGACCATGAGGATGAACTGGTGAAAAATGCCCAGGAATACATCGAACAAAATTTTCAGCAGAAAATATCTGTGGACGAACTTTCCGAACGCTTCAATATTGTTCGTCGTACGTTTGAGCGCAGGTTCAAAAAATCGACCCACAATACAGTGGTCGAATACATCCAGCGTGTGAAGATAGAGGCCGCCAAAAAGAGTTTTGAAAGCAACCGCAAAACCATTTATGAGGTAATGTATGATGTGGGTTACACCGATATCAAAGCATTCCGCGATGTATTCAAAAAAATAACCGGCATGCCGCCGGTTGATTACAGGAATAAATACAATAAAAACGCTTTGGTAGCCTGA
- a CDS encoding DoxX family protein, with protein sequence MDRKTTKILYWVLLVIFCLFHVADGLGGIMKTQAGIDAMNKLGMPAYLMPFLGTLKILGVIALVQNKFKTIKEWAFAGFTFTLTGAAVANACAANSQIAFVIMPIGFLLVLFLIYYCWRKLNAFVA encoded by the coding sequence ATGGACAGGAAAACGACAAAAATACTCTACTGGGTATTGCTGGTAATCTTTTGCCTGTTTCATGTTGCGGATGGTCTCGGCGGAATTATGAAAACGCAGGCGGGTATCGATGCAATGAATAAATTAGGCATGCCTGCTTACTTAATGCCTTTTTTAGGCACATTAAAAATACTGGGGGTTATAGCCTTAGTACAAAATAAATTTAAAACCATTAAAGAATGGGCCTTTGCAGGTTTTACATTTACTTTAACGGGCGCGGCAGTGGCCAATGCCTGCGCCGCAAACAGCCAGATAGCCTTTGTTATCATGCCAATAGGCTTCCTGTTAGTGCTGTTTTTGATCTATTATTGCTGGCGGAAGCTTAACGCGTTTGTAGCGTAA
- a CDS encoding MarR family winged helix-turn-helix transcriptional regulator yields the protein MNKTVELVNEWALFEEKHPGANIDDFCRHYLASHQQQKITGPLTGGVVPPTSEGLLLKMIGRIHKLNMNYAGRALEGTGLNQVEEFGILLTVQQEGNPRKTDIIYANLFELSSGTDMLNRLKTRGLIREYDDEEDKRSKRVELTKAGAKAIELCMMQMRKVAGMMTMELDEDDKQLCISLLKNIEIKFSALWQQHRGKPFDEVYTGMVTDKKV from the coding sequence ATGAATAAGACAGTGGAACTGGTTAACGAATGGGCCCTATTTGAGGAAAAACACCCCGGCGCCAATATCGACGATTTTTGCCGGCATTACCTTGCAAGTCATCAGCAGCAAAAAATAACCGGGCCGCTTACCGGCGGCGTTGTGCCGCCTACCAGCGAAGGATTATTACTGAAAATGATAGGGCGCATCCATAAACTGAATATGAACTACGCGGGCCGGGCGCTTGAAGGAACGGGCCTGAACCAGGTTGAGGAGTTTGGCATATTGCTGACTGTACAACAGGAAGGCAACCCCCGCAAAACCGACATCATTTATGCCAATTTATTCGAGTTGTCCAGCGGGACGGATATGCTGAACCGGTTGAAAACACGGGGCCTGATAAGGGAGTATGATGATGAAGAAGACAAACGCTCCAAACGAGTAGAACTGACGAAGGCGGGGGCGAAGGCAATAGAACTTTGTATGATGCAGATGCGGAAGGTAGCAGGGATGATGACCATGGAGCTCGATGAAGATGACAAGCAACTTTGCATCAGTCTTTTGAAAAATATCGAGATCAAATTCTCTGCGCTGTGGCAGCAGCATAGGGGAAAGCCTTTTGACGAAGTGTACACAGGCATGGTGACGGATAAAAAAGTGTAA
- a CDS encoding acyltransferase, which translates to MLFLSKLLTLENAQTATPEIPGPQTIDWINNLKVISLFAVIVLHTASLLLMDFKNATLSDWFAADLYNALTRFAVPVFVMITGALLLHREYEIGDFLKRRLSRIIWPFLFWSLVYIGYSLYDEEIVFTSDVWKNVLLVLHQLKYGAYYHLWYVYMLIGLYFIIPVVGRFVRAATEREILYFLVVWFAVISFTQPYLSRFWPQVDVRYFTGYIGYLVLGHYLAFKELPGKRNTTGLVIFYFLCLAGIAVGTYFTTASTGNISTLMYEPLGPFIILYAAGIFLLARITVYQIPGSLIRIRDLIGNYSLGIYLCHALFLTLLGEWNPSYKLCNPYLSIPLTALVCSVLSFVLIFLLSKIPYIGKYVAG; encoded by the coding sequence TTGCTATTTTTATCAAAACTTTTAACCCTGGAAAACGCGCAAACTGCTACCCCGGAGATACCGGGACCCCAAACTATCGATTGGATAAACAATCTGAAGGTGATCTCGCTTTTTGCTGTCATCGTGCTGCACACAGCTTCGTTGCTGCTGATGGACTTCAAAAATGCAACATTAAGCGATTGGTTTGCCGCCGACCTTTACAACGCGCTCACTCGTTTTGCTGTTCCCGTTTTTGTGATGATCACAGGGGCCTTATTGCTGCATCGCGAATATGAAATTGGTGATTTTTTAAAACGTCGCCTTTCGCGCATCATCTGGCCCTTTTTGTTCTGGAGTTTGGTTTATATCGGTTATTCGCTGTATGACGAAGAGATCGTGTTCACCTCCGATGTTTGGAAGAATGTTTTGCTGGTACTCCACCAGCTTAAATACGGAGCTTACTATCATTTATGGTATGTGTACATGCTTATCGGGCTGTATTTTATCATCCCGGTAGTCGGTCGGTTCGTTCGTGCCGCTACTGAAAGAGAGATATTATATTTCCTGGTCGTTTGGTTCGCTGTTATCTCTTTTACGCAGCCCTACCTGTCCCGTTTTTGGCCGCAGGTGGATGTTCGTTATTTTACAGGGTACATAGGCTATTTAGTATTGGGCCACTACCTCGCTTTTAAAGAGCTCCCCGGGAAACGGAACACGACCGGCCTGGTTATTTTCTATTTTTTATGCCTGGCAGGGATAGCCGTTGGCACGTATTTTACCACGGCATCAACCGGAAATATCAGTACCCTGATGTACGAACCGCTGGGACCGTTCATTATTTTATATGCAGCTGGCATATTTTTACTGGCGAGGATCACCGTTTATCAAATACCCGGGTCGCTTATCCGCATTCGCGACCTTATCGGCAACTACAGCCTCGGGATTTATCTTTGCCACGCGTTGTTTTTAACCCTGCTTGGCGAATGGAACCCCAGCTATAAACTCTGTAATCCTTACCTGAGCATACCCCTGACAGCATTGGTTTGCTCTGTGCTTTCTTTTGTGCTGATATTCCTTTTGAGCAAAATACCCTACATAGGCAAGTACGTTGCCGGCTAG
- a CDS encoding DEAD/DEAH box helicase — translation MTFQDFNFNEHLTEGILSMGYTTPTPIQEMAIPVVLEGKDLIACAQTGTGKTASYLLPVLHKIAEANEGHRTTTLILAPTRELAQQIDQQVEGLAYFTGLSSIAVYGGGDGIVYEQQRRGIQNNVDILIATPGRLIAHLTSGVLKLNNIKYLILDEADRMLDMGFMGDIMRIIRDIPAHRQTLLFSATMPGPIRKLAASILRNPEQINLATSQPAQGIDQQIYKVHNEQKSKLVTLLLKNASYTSTIIFANTKDEVKRLARELKGAHIKVNAFHSDFEQAEREQILLDFKNRTLPVIIGTDALSRGIDVEGIDLVINYDVPSDPEDYIHRIGRTARAETTGTAITLVNERDSRKLKSIEQLIGREIVENPLPAELGEAPVFKERKHFDKKRNNNRSKFKKKKRPGGGGGVHSHSRTE, via the coding sequence TTGACATTCCAGGATTTTAATTTCAACGAACATCTTACCGAAGGTATCCTAAGTATGGGATATACAACCCCCACGCCAATACAGGAAATGGCGATCCCGGTGGTACTAGAGGGTAAGGACCTGATAGCTTGTGCACAAACCGGTACGGGCAAAACAGCCTCTTATTTATTACCCGTTCTGCATAAAATTGCCGAAGCCAATGAAGGGCACCGCACTACTACGCTGATCTTAGCGCCAACCCGCGAACTGGCACAACAGATCGATCAGCAGGTTGAAGGGCTGGCTTATTTTACGGGCCTCAGCTCTATTGCCGTTTACGGCGGAGGCGACGGCATCGTGTACGAGCAGCAGCGCCGCGGCATCCAGAATAATGTGGACATATTGATAGCCACTCCCGGCAGACTTATAGCGCACCTGACATCCGGCGTGCTTAAGCTCAATAATATCAAATATTTGATCCTTGACGAAGCCGACCGTATGCTCGATATGGGCTTTATGGGCGATATCATGCGTATTATCCGCGATATACCGGCACACCGGCAAACGCTACTGTTCTCGGCCACTATGCCGGGGCCAATAAGGAAACTGGCCGCATCGATCCTAAGAAACCCTGAGCAGATCAACCTGGCTACATCACAGCCTGCGCAAGGTATCGATCAACAGATATACAAGGTACATAACGAACAAAAATCGAAATTGGTAACCCTGTTACTAAAAAATGCCAGCTACACCAGCACCATCATATTCGCCAACACCAAGGACGAGGTTAAACGCCTGGCCCGCGAACTGAAGGGCGCTCATATCAAAGTCAATGCTTTTCATTCCGATTTTGAGCAGGCCGAACGGGAACAGATATTGTTGGATTTTAAGAACCGCACTTTACCCGTTATCATAGGTACCGATGCTTTGTCGCGCGGGATAGACGTGGAAGGTATCGACCTGGTTATTAATTATGATGTCCCTTCCGACCCGGAAGATTATATCCACCGCATAGGCCGTACGGCCCGCGCCGAAACTACCGGCACCGCTATAACCTTAGTTAACGAACGTGATTCGCGGAAGCTGAAAAGCATAGAACAACTGATAGGCCGCGAGATCGTCGAAAATCCTTTACCAGCCGAACTCGGCGAGGCCCCTGTTTTTAAAGAACGCAAACACTTCGATAAGAAAAGGAACAATAACCGCAGCAAGTTCAAGAAGAAGAAACGCCCGGGCGGCGGCGGTGGTGTGCATTCGCATAGCAGGACCGAATAA
- a CDS encoding NHL repeat-containing protein, protein MRGKLAFIFIAAGFLFACGDRHHGAVVTTFAGSGTIGAANGKASEASFANPMGIAVDSAGDIFIADSRNNLIRKISTDGVVTTLAGSGAAGAADGKAGKASFFFPAGLAVGSGGIVYVADTRNSLIRKIAPDGTVTTIAGALTPDTKNNPEHPERLDNPHGIVAGNDGSVYFTDWAKDVIRKIGPDGKMTTIAGTGEPGSKDGIGVNASFYLPEGIAVDGKGNLFIADTYNNMIRKMDPMGVVTTIAGKPAKQGKHNDGAKDGKGPAASFSHPCGIAVARNGDLYVADVGNSKIRKISPGGVVTTLAGTGIRGAGNGDALKATFNQPFGVAADKEGNIYVADYQNNLVRKISH, encoded by the coding sequence ATGAGAGGAAAGCTCGCGTTTATATTTATCGCTGCAGGATTTCTTTTTGCCTGCGGCGACAGGCATCACGGTGCGGTGGTAACTACGTTTGCAGGTAGCGGTACCATTGGAGCTGCCAATGGCAAAGCTTCCGAAGCTTCATTCGCAAACCCGATGGGTATTGCTGTAGATTCGGCGGGCGATATATTCATAGCTGATTCGCGTAATAACCTCATCCGCAAAATAAGCACGGATGGGGTGGTGACTACGCTTGCGGGCAGCGGAGCAGCCGGCGCGGCCGACGGCAAAGCCGGAAAGGCGTCGTTCTTTTTCCCCGCCGGTTTGGCAGTTGGGTCCGGCGGCATTGTTTATGTTGCTGATACGCGCAACAGCCTTATCCGCAAAATAGCGCCCGACGGTACGGTTACCACCATTGCAGGTGCACTTACACCGGATACGAAGAATAATCCCGAACACCCCGAACGTTTGGATAATCCGCATGGGATAGTAGCAGGGAACGACGGAAGCGTGTATTTTACCGATTGGGCAAAAGATGTTATCCGCAAAATAGGTCCCGATGGTAAAATGACCACTATTGCCGGTACCGGCGAACCCGGCTCGAAGGACGGCATTGGTGTTAACGCCTCATTTTACTTGCCCGAGGGAATTGCTGTAGACGGCAAGGGGAACCTGTTTATTGCTGATACCTACAACAATATGATTCGTAAGATGGACCCAATGGGAGTTGTAACTACCATTGCGGGAAAACCCGCCAAACAGGGTAAACACAATGATGGCGCAAAAGACGGTAAGGGCCCCGCCGCTTCTTTTTCCCACCCCTGCGGCATTGCCGTGGCCAGGAACGGTGATCTCTACGTGGCCGATGTGGGCAATAGCAAAATACGGAAGATAAGCCCGGGCGGGGTAGTAACTACTTTGGCCGGAACAGGCATACGCGGGGCCGGTAACGGTGATGCCCTTAAAGCAACATTTAATCAGCCGTTCGGTGTTGCCGCCGATAAAGAGGGCAATATTTACGTCGCCGATTATCAAAACAATTTGGTCAGAAAAATAAGCCATTAA